From Desulfonispora thiosulfatigenes DSM 11270, one genomic window encodes:
- the speE gene encoding polyamine aminopropyltransferase, producing MELWYTEQHTDSVRFSIKVKEQLYNNKSEFQQIDVFDSEEFGKFFTLDGLMMLTEKDEFIYHDMIVHIPMATNPNIKNVLVIGAGDGGTIRELTRYKTIENIDMVEIDKLVVDVCKEYFPLTASQLEDPRVNIFYEDGLKFVRTKKDKYDLIIVDSTDPFGPGEGLFTKEFYGNCFNALNEDGILVNQHESPYYPTYANAMKRAHKRIKEFFPICRVYQAHIPTYPSGHWLFGFASKKIDPLGNVEIEKWNDLGLKTKYYNTNLHKGCFALPNYVMEMLASQDE from the coding sequence ATGGAATTATGGTACACAGAGCAACATACAGACTCAGTACGTTTTAGTATAAAGGTGAAAGAACAATTATATAATAACAAAAGTGAGTTTCAGCAAATAGATGTATTTGATTCAGAAGAGTTTGGAAAATTTTTCACATTAGATGGATTGATGATGTTGACTGAGAAAGATGAATTTATTTATCATGATATGATTGTTCATATTCCTATGGCAACTAATCCTAATATAAAAAATGTATTAGTTATTGGTGCAGGAGATGGAGGAACAATACGAGAACTTACAAGATATAAAACTATTGAGAATATTGATATGGTGGAAATTGACAAGCTGGTTGTAGATGTATGTAAAGAGTACTTTCCATTAACTGCATCCCAACTAGAGGATCCTAGAGTAAACATTTTTTATGAGGATGGATTAAAATTTGTTCGCACAAAGAAAGATAAATATGATTTGATCATTGTAGATTCTACAGATCCATTTGGTCCTGGAGAAGGGCTATTTACAAAAGAATTTTATGGTAATTGCTTTAATGCTCTTAATGAAGATGGAATTTTAGTAAATCAACATGAAAGCCCATATTACCCTACTTACGCAAATGCAATGAAAAGAGCTCATAAAAGAATTAAAGAGTTTTTCCCGATTTGTAGGGTTTATCAAGCACATATTCCTACATATCCATCAGGACACTGGTTATTTGGGTTTGCATCAAAGAAAATAGATCCACTAGGTAATGTAGAGATAGAAAAGTGGAATGATCTTGGGTTAAAAACAAAATATTATAATACAAATTTGCATAAAGGATGTTTTGCGCTACCGAATTATGTTATGGAAATGCTTGCAAGTCAAGATGAATAA
- a CDS encoding aminotransferase class I/II-fold pyridoxal phosphate-dependent enzyme: MEKLSQKNAPIYEALQKHKSNRVVPFDVPGHKGGRGTPELTAFLGEDCLKIDVNSMKPLDNLIHPISVIAEAEQLAADAFKAKSAFFMVNGTTSAVQAMIMTACKAGDKIILPRNVHRSAINALVVCGAIPIYVNPGVDRDLGIPLGMSVSDIKNTILKNPEAKAILVNNPTYYGICSNLSEIVNLAHSYNMLVLVDEAHGTHFYFGENMPIAAMSAGADMAAVSMHKTGGSLTQSSILLVSGSISGSYVRQIINLTQTTSGSYLLLSSLDLARKNLVVNGKEIFKKTMDFACYAREEINKIGGYHAFAKDIINGDTIFDFDLTKMSIHTRDIGLAGIEVYDILRDEYGIQIEFGDLGNILAIISAGDRSFEIERLIGALSEIKRLYKKDKAGMLDHEYINPEVVMPPQKAFYSNKEQIPIHASQGKICGEFVMSYPPGIPILAPGERITNEILEYIDYAKAKGCSLTGAQDLKIEKINIVEEN, encoded by the coding sequence ATGGAAAAACTTTCACAAAAAAATGCGCCTATATATGAAGCCTTGCAAAAACATAAATCAAATAGAGTCGTACCCTTTGATGTACCTGGTCATAAGGGTGGTAGAGGAACACCTGAGCTAACAGCATTTTTGGGAGAAGATTGCCTTAAAATAGATGTAAATTCAATGAAACCTTTAGACAATTTAATTCATCCTATTTCTGTTATTGCCGAGGCAGAGCAATTAGCTGCAGATGCATTTAAAGCAAAAAGTGCCTTTTTTATGGTAAATGGGACGACTTCAGCTGTACAAGCTATGATTATGACAGCATGTAAAGCAGGAGATAAAATTATATTACCACGAAATGTTCATAGAAGCGCTATTAATGCTCTAGTAGTTTGTGGTGCAATACCTATATACGTAAATCCAGGAGTAGATAGAGACTTAGGCATACCACTTGGTATGTCTGTTTCTGATATTAAAAATACTATATTAAAAAACCCAGAAGCAAAGGCTATCTTAGTGAATAATCCAACATATTATGGCATTTGTTCTAATTTATCTGAAATAGTAAATCTTGCACATAGTTATAACATGCTTGTACTTGTGGATGAAGCACATGGTACACATTTTTATTTTGGAGAAAATATGCCAATAGCTGCCATGTCAGCTGGTGCTGATATGGCAGCAGTAAGTATGCATAAAACAGGTGGCTCGTTAACACAAAGTTCAATTCTTTTAGTAAGTGGAAGTATAAGTGGTAGTTATGTAAGGCAAATTATTAACCTTACTCAAACGACAAGTGGATCTTATCTACTATTATCTTCTCTTGACCTTGCAAGGAAAAATCTTGTTGTAAATGGTAAAGAAATATTCAAAAAAACAATGGATTTTGCATGTTATGCACGAGAAGAAATTAATAAAATCGGCGGATATCATGCTTTTGCAAAGGATATAATTAATGGAGATACCATTTTTGATTTTGATTTAACAAAAATGTCAATACATACAAGGGATATTGGGCTTGCTGGTATCGAGGTTTATGATATTTTAAGAGATGAATATGGTATTCAAATTGAATTTGGTGATTTAGGTAATATACTCGCTATTATTTCAGCTGGAGATAGATCCTTTGAAATTGAAAGATTAATTGGTGCATTATCAGAAATTAAAAGGTTATATAAAAAGGATAAAGCAGGAATGTTAGATCATGAGTATATTAATCCAGAGGTTGTAATGCCTCCACAAAAGGCCTTTTATTCTAATAAAGAACAAATTCCGATACATGCTAGCCAGGGGAAGATATGTGGAGAATTTGTAATGTCATACCCACCTGGAATCCCAATACTTGCCCCTGGGGAACGAATTACAAATGAAATTTTAGAATATATCGATTATGCAAAAGCCAAAGGCTGTTCTCTAACAGGAGCCCAGGACTTAAAGATAGAAAAAATAAATATTGTGGAGGAAAATTAA
- the speD gene encoding adenosylmethionine decarboxylase yields the protein MMLGLEKKITLYGFNNLTKTLSFNIYDVCYAKSEREKKDYIAYIDEQYNSERLTKILCDVTEMIGAHVLNISKQDYEPQGASVTILITEEGLPLNLIDESCNKGACVAEQRDTVVAHLDKSHVTVHTYPEYYPDNSISTFRVDIDVSTCGMISPLNALDYLIGSFDSDIITIDYRVRGFTRDVCGKKHYIDHDIKSIQDYIDNKTLREYDAIDVNVYQSNIFHTKMLIKEIELQNYLFNQDVYELTPKQRLDITNNIRKEMIEIFSGMNIY from the coding sequence GTGATGTTAGGGTTGGAAAAAAAGATTACTTTATATGGCTTCAACAACCTCACAAAAACACTTAGCTTTAACATTTATGATGTTTGCTATGCAAAAAGTGAGAGAGAAAAAAAGGACTATATCGCATATATTGACGAGCAATATAACTCGGAAAGATTAACTAAGATTTTATGTGATGTTACTGAAATGATTGGAGCCCATGTGTTAAATATTTCAAAACAAGATTATGAGCCCCAGGGAGCCTCTGTTACGATTCTTATAACAGAAGAAGGTTTACCGCTTAACTTGATTGATGAATCTTGCAATAAGGGTGCTTGTGTAGCTGAACAAAGAGATACTGTGGTAGCTCATTTAGATAAAAGTCATGTAACTGTGCACACATATCCAGAATATTATCCAGATAATTCAATATCCACTTTTCGGGTAGATATTGATGTTTCAACTTGTGGAATGATATCACCATTAAATGCACTTGATTATTTAATTGGAAGCTTTGATTCAGATATTATTACTATTGACTACAGAGTTCGAGGATTTACAAGGGATGTTTGTGGAAAAAAACATTATATTGACCATGATATCAAATCAATTCAAGATTATATAGATAATAAGACACTTAGAGAATATGATGCTATAGATGTGAATGTATATCAATCAAATATATTTCACACCAAAATGCTTATTAAAGAAATAGAACTACAAAATTATCTTTTTAATCAGGATGTTTATGAATTAACCCCAAAACAAAGGCTTGATATCACTAATAATATTCGTAAAGAAATGATAGAAATATTTAGTGGAATGAATATATATTAG
- a CDS encoding EFR1 family ferrodoxin (N-terminal region resembles flavodoxins. C-terminal ferrodoxin region binds two 4Fe-4S clusters.), whose translation MSKNIIYYFSGTGNSLNVAIEIAKELKNTRVIPMRGDPQEVPALDADIIGFTFPVHHWCLPKHAKEFIEKLEINNKAYIFAVATSGGLPVNVLVDFKKIIAKKGAKVSYSKAHITMSSYVAVYEPYLEKKRTLAGVREDLKEIVKEVSQKICNKEPKKTIGKEFLRLFEKYLTGSLYEQDKNFNVNEDCNSCKLCERICMSHNIEMKNGIPEFKHDCSQCMSCIVFCPKYSINYGDKTQNRTKYHHPNITANQMLADYLDF comes from the coding sequence ATGAGTAAAAATATCATTTATTATTTTTCGGGGACGGGAAATAGTTTAAATGTTGCTATTGAAATAGCAAAGGAATTAAAAAATACCAGGGTTATTCCTATGAGGGGTGATCCACAGGAGGTACCCGCTTTAGATGCTGATATTATTGGATTTACCTTTCCGGTGCATCATTGGTGCTTACCTAAACATGCCAAAGAATTCATTGAAAAGTTAGAAATTAATAATAAAGCGTATATTTTTGCGGTAGCGACTAGTGGAGGCTTACCTGTAAATGTTTTAGTAGATTTCAAGAAAATCATAGCGAAAAAAGGTGCCAAGGTTTCCTATTCAAAAGCCCACATTACTATGTCTAGCTATGTAGCGGTATATGAACCTTATTTAGAGAAAAAAAGAACATTAGCTGGGGTTAGAGAGGATTTAAAAGAGATTGTTAAAGAAGTTTCCCAGAAAATCTGTAATAAGGAGCCTAAAAAAACGATAGGAAAAGAATTTTTGCGATTATTTGAGAAATATTTAACTGGGTCACTTTATGAACAAGATAAAAACTTTAATGTAAATGAAGATTGTAATTCTTGTAAATTATGTGAACGTATCTGTATGTCTCATAATATTGAAATGAAAAATGGAATACCCGAGTTTAAACATGATTGTTCTCAGTGTATGAGTTGCATTGTATTTTGTCCTAAATATTCTATTAATTATGGAGATAAAACACAAAATCGAACAAAATACCATCATCCTAATATAACTGCAAACCAAATGTTAGCGGATTATCTTGATTTTTAA
- a CDS encoding aminotransferase class IV, protein MIIINNEVKKTLELDSGFMTGKGVFETILVIKGKAVFLEDHLDRLKNGLLFLNIKKQITKEEVLKKIAYFYYELNKNKFVLKISVSELNIIYSTRDYGYTREDYLMASLDISLVRRGRSIIHQYKTSNYLENAIELVKGREKGNIDMLFLNLNEEILEGCISNIFFLVKGEIITPLLELGILGGITRKWVINNFPVTEKVVTREFLKEAEGVFITNSLIGIMPIYRIEDKIFDSFKYEEIKKIYQSYINVLKAYN, encoded by the coding sequence ATGATTATTATAAATAATGAAGTTAAAAAAACTTTAGAATTAGATAGCGGATTTATGACTGGAAAAGGTGTATTTGAAACTATTTTAGTGATAAAAGGAAAGGCGGTTTTTCTTGAGGATCATTTAGATAGGTTAAAAAATGGATTGTTATTTTTAAATATAAAGAAACAAATAACAAAGGAAGAAGTTCTTAAAAAAATTGCTTATTTTTATTATGAACTTAATAAAAATAAATTTGTTTTAAAGATTAGCGTAAGTGAATTAAACATTATTTATTCCACGAGAGACTATGGTTATACTAGGGAAGATTATTTAATGGCTAGCTTAGATATATCTTTAGTTAGAAGAGGAAGAAGTATAATACATCAATATAAGACATCTAATTATTTGGAAAATGCGATAGAATTAGTCAAAGGACGAGAAAAAGGTAATATTGATATGCTTTTTTTAAATTTAAATGAAGAAATACTAGAAGGATGTATTTCAAACATTTTCTTCTTAGTTAAAGGTGAAATCATTACACCTCTATTAGAACTAGGAATACTAGGCGGAATAACCCGGAAGTGGGTAATAAATAATTTTCCCGTTACTGAAAAAGTAGTTACTAGAGAATTTCTTAAAGAAGCAGAAGGGGTGTTTATTACCAATTCCTTAATTGGGATAATGCCAATATATAGAATCGAAGATAAAATTTTTGATTCTTTTAAATATGAAGAAATAAAAAAAATATATCAAAGTTATATAAATGTTTTAAAGGCTTATAATTAA
- the pabB gene encoding aminodeoxychorismate synthase component I produces MQVIYKEITTYLDDFSIFSLFKNEKEVIFLDSSMKDKILGRYSIIVFNPFLSFKGKESKFKIERGNNIEFSEGSSFEKLRELLNEYQFINDTPLPFIAGGVGYLAYDLCNEIENIPKTTIDDVNIPDIYFNFYKGSIVIDNILNKVYAGHLKDAECESYFEFVTEKIIKGKTANFNDEKLTKNKNIKANFSKQAYLDTIKKVRNYIKQGEVYEVNLTQRMECPLNKESYDIYQNLRKINKAPFSAFMNLEGITILSSSPERFIKIKDRNIETRPIKGTMRRGRTKEEDEQNKTFLQNSEKDQAENLMIVDLVRNDLSKICKKRTVKVQDLFKIEEYPTVFQLVSTVAGKLKDEVDIVECLQATFPGGSITGAPKIRSMEIIDELEPNQRNIYTGSIGYLGYDGNMDLNIVIRTIVIKENKAYFGVGGAITWDSNEEEEYRETLDKGHALMRVL; encoded by the coding sequence ATGCAGGTAATTTACAAAGAAATAACTACGTATCTAGATGATTTTTCAATTTTTTCACTTTTTAAAAATGAAAAAGAAGTTATTTTTTTAGATAGCTCTATGAAAGATAAAATTTTGGGTAGATATTCTATTATTGTATTTAATCCTTTTCTTTCATTTAAGGGAAAGGAAAGTAAATTTAAAATAGAAAGAGGAAATAATATAGAGTTTAGTGAAGGCAGTTCTTTTGAAAAGTTAAGAGAACTATTAAACGAATATCAATTTATTAATGATACTCCACTACCTTTTATAGCAGGAGGAGTAGGGTATTTAGCCTATGATCTTTGTAATGAAATTGAAAATATACCCAAAACAACTATAGATGATGTTAATATTCCAGATATTTATTTTAATTTTTATAAAGGTAGTATCGTTATTGATAATATATTAAATAAGGTATACGCCGGGCACCTAAAAGATGCCGAATGTGAAAGCTATTTTGAATTTGTTACAGAAAAAATAATAAAAGGAAAAACAGCAAATTTTAATGATGAAAAATTAACAAAAAACAAAAATATAAAAGCTAATTTTTCCAAGCAAGCATATTTAGATACTATAAAAAAAGTGCGAAATTATATAAAGCAGGGAGAAGTTTATGAGGTTAATCTTACCCAACGTATGGAATGCCCTTTAAATAAAGAATCGTATGATATTTACCAAAATTTAAGAAAAATTAATAAAGCTCCCTTTTCTGCTTTTATGAATTTAGAAGGGATTACCATTCTCTCTAGTTCTCCTGAAAGGTTTATTAAAATTAAAGATAGAAATATTGAAACTAGACCGATAAAAGGAACGATGAGAAGAGGTAGAACAAAGGAAGAAGATGAGCAAAATAAAACTTTCCTGCAAAATAGCGAAAAGGATCAGGCAGAAAATCTTATGATTGTTGATTTAGTACGAAATGACTTAAGTAAAATATGTAAAAAGAGAACGGTAAAGGTACAGGACTTATTTAAAATAGAAGAATATCCGACTGTTTTTCAATTAGTTAGTACGGTCGCAGGAAAGTTAAAGGATGAGGTTGATATTGTAGAGTGTTTACAAGCTACCTTTCCAGGGGGATCAATAACAGGAGCACCCAAGATTCGTTCTATGGAAATTATTGATGAACTAGAGCCAAATCAAAGAAATATTTATACAGGTAGCATTGGTTATCTTGGTTATGATGGAAATATGGATTTGAATATTGTAATTAGAACTATCGTTATTAAAGAAAATAAAGCTTATTTTGGTGTGGGTGGAGCTATTACTTGGGATTCAAATGAAGAAGAAGAATATAGAGAAACTTTAGATAAAGGACATGCTTTAATGAGGGTATTATGA
- a CDS encoding anthranilate synthase component II, protein MFIVVDNFDSFVYNIVRYFEELDEEVIVFRNNDLSLEMVERINPYGIIISPGPGTPLDSGISMQIINHFKEKIPILGICLGHQAIASSFGGQITEGKQPVHGKVFSINHDQKGIFEGIRTPLNVTRYHSLIVDDNLPDELEVTARSSDGVIMGIRHKKYKIEGVQFHPEAHLTECGHDLLRNFIKICK, encoded by the coding sequence ATGTTTATTGTGGTAGATAACTTTGATTCGTTTGTCTATAATATAGTGAGATATTTTGAAGAATTAGATGAAGAAGTAATAGTATTTCGAAACAATGATTTAAGCCTAGAAATGGTAGAGAGGATAAATCCCTATGGAATTATTATTTCACCAGGACCAGGCACTCCTTTAGATTCGGGTATAAGTATGCAAATTATTAATCATTTTAAAGAAAAGATACCTATCTTAGGTATTTGCCTAGGACATCAAGCTATTGCAAGCTCCTTTGGAGGGCAAATTACTGAAGGAAAACAACCTGTACATGGTAAAGTCTTTTCTATAAACCATGATCAAAAAGGTATTTTTGAGGGAATAAGAACACCTTTAAATGTTACTAGATATCATTCTTTAATTGTAGATGATAATTTACCTGATGAATTAGAAGTAACGGCAAGGTCTAGTGATGGTGTAATAATGGGGATAAGACATAAAAAATATAAAATAGAAGGAGTTCAATTTCATCCTGAAGCACACTTAACTGAGTGCGGTCATGATCTTTTACGCAATTTTATAAAAATTTGTAAGTAG
- a CDS encoding VOC family protein: MKFSFAHNNINVLDLEKSLAFYKEALGLVETKKHEAPDGSFTLVYLGDEKTPHLLELTFIKERTEKYNLGENEFHLAFTTDNFEKAYEKHKEMGCICFENKEMGIYFIADPDGYWLEILPADFDV; encoded by the coding sequence ATGAAATTTTCTTTTGCTCACAATAATATCAATGTTTTAGACTTGGAAAAAAGCCTAGCTTTTTATAAAGAAGCACTAGGACTAGTAGAAACAAAAAAGCATGAAGCTCCAGATGGTAGTTTTACCCTAGTTTATTTAGGAGATGAAAAAACCCCTCATTTATTAGAATTAACTTTTATCAAAGAAAGAACTGAAAAATATAATTTAGGGGAAAATGAGTTTCATCTTGCATTTACTACAGACAATTTTGAAAAAGCATATGAAAAGCATAAAGAAATGGGTTGTATTTGTTTTGAAAACAAAGAAATGGGTATCTACTTTATTGCGGATCCAGATGGCTATTGGTTAGAAATTTTACCAGCTGATTTTGACGTATAA
- the rnhA gene encoding ribonuclease HI → MKEIEIYTDGACSGNPGPGGWGAVLIYNENEKEISGYEKDTTNNRMELLAPIRALELLKEACNVKIYSDSAYVVNAFKNKWITNWQRNGWKTASKKPVENQDLWKNLIELTSKHQVEWIKVKGHSDNEKNNRCDFLATEAIKNNK, encoded by the coding sequence TTGAAGGAAATCGAAATATACACAGATGGAGCCTGTAGTGGTAACCCAGGCCCAGGTGGCTGGGGTGCAGTATTAATTTATAATGAAAATGAAAAAGAAATATCAGGATATGAAAAAGATACTACTAATAATAGGATGGAATTACTAGCTCCTATACGTGCTCTAGAATTGTTAAAAGAAGCTTGTAATGTGAAAATTTATTCTGATAGTGCCTATGTAGTCAACGCTTTTAAGAATAAGTGGATCACTAACTGGCAAAGAAATGGCTGGAAAACAGCAAGTAAAAAACCCGTGGAAAACCAAGACTTATGGAAAAACTTAATTGAGTTAACATCAAAACATCAGGTTGAATGGATAAAGGTAAAAGGTCACTCTGACAATGAAAAAAATAATCGCTGCGATTTTTTAGCTACTGAAGCTATTAAAAATAATAAATAA
- a CDS encoding formate--tetrahydrofolate ligase, giving the protein MSLSDIEIAQKAKLQFINNIARSLDIEEDYIENYGKYKAKIDYKILHNLQNINDGKLILVTAINPTPAGEGKTTTTVGLGDALNSLNKKTVIALREPSLGPVFGLKGGAAGGGYAQIVPMEDINLHFTGDIHAISAANNLLAAMLDNHIHHGNELKIDSRKITWKRVMDMNDRQLRYIVDGLNGKANGVPREDGFDITVASEIMAILCLASDLSDLKIRIAKIVVAYNYNDEPVTAGDLKAAGALAALLKDALKPNLVQTLENTPAFIHGGPFANIAHGCNSVMATKMALKLGDYVVTEAGFGADLGAEKFLDIKCRMAEIGPDAVVIVATIRALKHHGEVLKEDLGKENLEALEKGLPNLQRHIENIKKIYKLPLVVAINFFPTDTESELDLVKKRCEELGVKAIVSNVWAKGSTGGIELAKEVIRICNEKNDFEFCYSVNSTIKEKIEAIVTKIYKGNKVNYSKSVEKEISHLEKLGFGDLPICMAKTQYSFSDDVTKLGAPDNFEVNVSKVKVSAGAGFIVVLTGNVMTMPGLPRVPAAENIDVDNNGKITGLF; this is encoded by the coding sequence ATGTCACTAAGTGATATTGAGATTGCACAAAAAGCAAAGTTACAGTTTATAAATAATATAGCTAGAAGTTTAGATATTGAAGAAGATTATATCGAAAACTATGGAAAGTATAAAGCAAAAATAGATTATAAAATATTACATAATTTACAAAATATTAATGATGGAAAGTTAATTTTAGTGACAGCGATAAATCCTACTCCAGCAGGAGAAGGCAAAACAACGACCACAGTAGGTCTTGGTGATGCTTTAAATAGTTTGAATAAAAAAACAGTAATTGCCCTCAGGGAACCTTCACTTGGACCAGTTTTTGGCCTAAAAGGAGGGGCAGCTGGTGGAGGTTATGCTCAAATAGTACCGATGGAAGATATTAATCTTCATTTTACTGGTGATATACATGCAATTAGTGCCGCCAATAATTTATTAGCAGCTATGTTAGATAATCACATTCATCATGGAAACGAGCTAAAAATTGATAGTAGAAAGATAACTTGGAAACGAGTAATGGATATGAATGATAGGCAGTTACGTTACATTGTAGATGGATTAAATGGAAAAGCTAATGGTGTGCCACGAGAAGATGGGTTTGACATTACAGTTGCTTCGGAAATAATGGCTATACTTTGTCTTGCAAGTGACCTCTCAGATTTAAAAATTAGAATAGCAAAGATAGTTGTAGCCTATAATTATAATGATGAACCTGTAACCGCGGGAGATTTAAAGGCAGCAGGTGCACTAGCTGCTTTATTAAAAGATGCTCTAAAACCAAATTTAGTACAAACCTTAGAAAATACGCCTGCATTTATTCATGGAGGACCATTTGCAAATATTGCTCATGGTTGTAATAGTGTAATGGCTACTAAAATGGCTTTAAAACTAGGTGACTATGTAGTGACAGAAGCTGGATTTGGTGCTGATTTGGGAGCAGAAAAGTTTTTAGATATAAAGTGTCGGATGGCAGAAATTGGGCCTGATGCTGTAGTTATAGTAGCTACCATTAGGGCTCTTAAACATCATGGAGAGGTTTTAAAAGAAGATTTAGGAAAAGAAAATTTAGAAGCACTAGAAAAAGGATTACCAAATTTACAAAGACATATTGAAAATATTAAAAAAATATATAAATTACCACTAGTAGTAGCTATAAACTTTTTCCCAACTGATACCGAAAGTGAGTTAGACTTAGTAAAGAAAAGATGTGAGGAATTAGGGGTAAAGGCTATTGTCTCTAATGTTTGGGCTAAAGGAAGTACAGGTGGCATAGAGTTAGCCAAAGAAGTTATTCGTATTTGTAATGAAAAGAATGACTTTGAATTTTGTTATTCGGTTAACTCAACTATCAAAGAAAAAATAGAAGCTATTGTTACAAAGATTTATAAGGGGAATAAGGTTAATTATTCTAAGAGTGTAGAAAAAGAAATTTCTCATTTAGAAAAATTAGGATTTGGTGATTTACCCATTTGCATGGCTAAGACGCAATATTCGTTTTCAGATGATGTTACTAAATTAGGAGCACCAGATAATTTTGAAGTAAATGTAAGCAAGGTCAAAGTTTCAGCAGGAGCTGGATTTATTGTTGTTTTAACAGGTAATGTTATGACTATGCCTGGATTACCTAGAGTTCCTGCAGCTGAAAATATAGATGTTGATAATAATGGTAAAATTACTGGATTATTTTAG
- a CDS encoding aspartate aminotransferase family protein, with translation MNLYDIEDALNLKEKDIKKLHNEYLNPSLVNTMKLINFDRVYEKALGSIVVDSEDKEYIDFLGGYGSLNLGHNPPSVVKAIERVKELPNILQASLGRLNAVLASNLAEITPGNLQRVFFCNSGAEAVEGALKLAKISTNKTKIIYCEGSFHGKSIGALSVTGRQKYKKPFYPLLPGCEAVPFGDITALLSKLKGGDVAAFILECIQGEGGVILPPEGYLKIVRDLCSKHNVLMIIDEVQTGFGRTGKMFACEHESVTPDIMCLAKSLGGGVMPIGAYITTENIHDKAYGSMDTAMLHTSTFGGNTMASAAGIATINELINEDICKQAHDKGKFLLTELNKLKDKYGVIKEVRGKGLLIGIELQGKNNKFLNKITKGTLNNLSEEYYASLVAGKLLNEHGIITAYTLNNPNVIRIEPALNINHEYLIKLIDALDNIFSDNQSFIKMAFSSIKNKI, from the coding sequence ATGAATCTTTACGATATAGAGGATGCCTTGAATTTAAAGGAAAAGGATATTAAAAAATTGCATAATGAATATTTAAATCCTTCACTGGTAAATACGATGAAGTTAATTAACTTTGATCGCGTATATGAAAAGGCGCTAGGGTCAATAGTAGTAGATTCTGAAGATAAAGAGTACATTGATTTTTTAGGAGGGTATGGATCACTAAATTTAGGACATAATCCACCTAGTGTAGTCAAAGCAATAGAAAGAGTAAAAGAACTACCAAATATATTACAAGCTTCTTTAGGTCGATTAAATGCAGTTTTAGCCAGTAATTTAGCGGAGATAACACCTGGAAATTTACAAAGGGTATTTTTTTGTAACAGCGGAGCAGAAGCAGTGGAAGGGGCGTTAAAACTTGCTAAGATTTCAACTAATAAAACAAAAATAATATATTGTGAGGGGTCTTTTCATGGCAAGAGTATAGGAGCTTTATCGGTAACAGGTAGACAAAAGTATAAAAAGCCTTTTTATCCTTTACTACCAGGATGTGAAGCAGTTCCATTTGGGGATATTACAGCTCTTTTAAGTAAGCTTAAAGGTGGAGATGTAGCAGCCTTTATCTTAGAATGTATTCAAGGAGAAGGAGGGGTAATCTTACCTCCTGAGGGATATTTAAAAATTGTGAGAGATTTATGTAGTAAACATAATGTATTAATGATAATAGATGAGGTTCAAACGGGATTTGGAAGGACAGGAAAAATGTTTGCCTGTGAACATGAGAGTGTTACACCCGATATTATGTGTTTAGCAAAATCATTAGGTGGAGGGGTAATGCCTATTGGTGCATATATTACCACGGAGAATATCCATGATAAAGCATATGGATCTATGGATACTGCGATGCTTCATACTTCTACCTTTGGTGGCAATACTATGGCATCAGCAGCAGGCATAGCTACTATTAATGAACTAATAAATGAAGATATATGTAAACAGGCACATGATAAAGGAAAATTTCTATTAACAGAATTAAATAAATTAAAGGATAAATATGGAGTTATTAAAGAAGTTAGAGGGAAAGGTTTATTAATTGGTATAGAACTACAGGGAAAAAATAATAAGTTCTTAAATAAAATAACCAAAGGAACGCTTAATAATCTTTCTGAGGAATATTACGCTTCTTTGGTTGCTGGTAAATTACTAAATGAGCATGGAATTATTACGGCATATACATTAAATAATCCTAATGTTATTAGAATAGAACCTGCTTTAAATATAAACCACGAATATTTAATAAAACTAATAGATGCACTAGATAATATTTTTTCGGATAATCAAAGTTTTATTAAAATGGCATTTAGTAGTATTAAAAACAAGATATAG